The segment GATGATCTCATCGCGAGCGCTGGCAATGGTGGCGACCCAGCTCCGAGAGCGTCGCTCGGGCTGGGTTTGCCACTTGATGATGTGGGCCATCAGGCAAATGAGCTGGCTGCGGAGCGCACGCTTCTCGGAGCGGGACAAGGCGTCGATCAGCTCCTGAATGCCAGCCTCGGCCATGGCGAGATCACCGCATTGCATCGCGTGTTGAACGGCGACGGCGGTCAGGTAATGGGAGGATGCCGCAAGGTCGCGCCAGTCGATGGAGGGCTCGCTGCTCGAGGCCATCCGTCCGCATCCTCCCCGGATCGGGGCATTCGCTGAGAATCGCTCAGATCAGACCGTTCCCAAAGCAGATCACGATCAGACGCGGGAAGCCTGACGGGCCTTGCGGAGGCGCTTGAGCTGCTCGCGGCGACGGCGCTCGCTGGGCTTTTCGTAGTAGGCCTTGCGTCGCATTTCTTTCCGAAGGCCGCTGCGCTCGCAGAGTTTCCGGAAGCGGCGGACCGCATCCTGGATCGATTCGCCGGCACGCACCCGTAACTTCACCACGGTCGAGACCTCCGCATCGTGGGTTCCCGGAACGGTTTCGGGCGATTGGCCCGGATCAACGACATCGCCGATCGCGGTCAGCCCCGCTCGCCCGATGGGCGGGGACAAGGTCGGCGCCTCGCGATTCTTCGGAGGCAACCGGCAAACGATCAGTGTACCACGTTGGACGGGGACGTGCCAAGGGGGCGGATGGACAATACGAAAGGCCAAGGGATCATGGGGAGGGGATCGCGCGCAGAGACGCAGAGAAGAGGGGGAGAGGAGAGAAGAGAGAGAAGTCTCTGGGCAACGTGCGCCCACTGTGGGTCTCGGCGGCTCAGCGCGAGGTCCGCTCCAACTGTCTCCGGAGGTGTCCCCGGGAACAATCGAGCTGGGTCAGGAAGAGGTCTGGCACCTCAAAACTCAACAAAAAAACAGCCGGGCCGGGCCGAGTCCCCGAAGGGATGAAGGCACCGGCCCGGCTGGGCGTTACGGGACACAATCGCGGGGCGTCGAGCTCCGCGTCGGTGATCGGGTGAAGCTCAGGCGAGCAGGTCGTCGACCCTGGGTAAGAGCCTCGAGAAGTTCAGGCCGTTCGGGCAGGCACGGCGGGCGGCCTCAAGGTCGGCCCCTCGCCAGGAGCGCTGGGTGTCGGAAAGCTCGGCGTAGAGGCGGCGGGCTTCCGACTTGTAGCCGTGATGCTCAAGGTAGGTGAGGTAGCGGGTCAGGTCGCCGAGCGGGGCCTCGGTGCCGGCGGCCCGGCTGCAACGGCCGTCGCAGTCGGCACAGAGGGTCATGCCGTGGCCTCGGCAGGCGTCGCGAAGCTGGTGAATCTGGGAAAGCTTCAACGGGCCGGTCTTGCCGAAGTCGAGCGCGGCGGCGACGTTCTCGCGGATCTGGTCGGTGTTGCGCATCGAGACGCAGGTGGTGGTGATGCGTTCGTCGGACCAGATCGCCTGGAGCAACCCCTGGTAGGGGCTGAACCCCTTTTCCTGGAGCATCGGGACGCGCTTCTGGGCCTCGGCCAGGGGGTCTTCGTCTTCTTTATAGGCGCCGAAGGTGCCGGCAACCTGCTTCATGGAGATCAGGCCGATCCCCTTTTCGTAGCAGGCATCGAGCGCCTTGTTCAGCGGGTCGTCCTTGTCGAGCCAGGGGGTGAACTGGAGCATGATGGCGTCGACAAAGCCGCCCTCGGCGGCGTTCATGATCTGCTGGGCTCGGGTCGCGTCGTGGGTGGAGAAGCCGACGTACTTGACCTTGCCGGACTTGCGGAGCGCCTCGGCGGCCTCCTTGAATTCCTTGCTCTTGGGCCAGTCAACCTTGTTCGAACCCAGGCCGTGGACGAAGTAGAGGTCGATGTAGTCGGTCTTCAGGTCGGCCAGGCGTTCGTCAACGGTGCGAAGCAGGTCTTTGGGATCGTTCACGCCGTCCTTGGTCACAAGAAAGATGTTCTTGCGGACCTCGGGCATCTGCTGAAGCCACCGGCCGATTCCGGGTTCCGAACCGTACGACTTGGCGGTATCGACCACCCGGATGCCGCTGGAATAGGCCAGGCGGAGCAGGCGATCGAGGCCGGGAGAGCGCCAGGTGCCCGCGTTAAGGATCGTCAGCTCCTCGCCGGTCTTGCCAAGCGTGCGCTTCGGCAATTCGTCGGCGGTGCGAGGGGTCACGGCGGCGGCAGCGGGGGCCGAAGCCGATCCGGCCACGGCGATCGCCGCGGCGGAAACCGCGCCGGTCTGCAAAAAGGAGCGACGGTCGAGCGAGCTGGAGCGATGTGGTTCGGATGCCGACATGGCGGGGGGGACTCCTTTGGAAGTGAGCTCAAAAGGCGGATCGGGTCCGGATGTGTCGTTTCGCGGTGTGTGTTCAAACTCCGTTTGAAACTACGTCCGTCCGGTCCGGGTGTCGAGCAAAATCTGGTGAAAGGAGAACCGATCCCGTCGGTGAGTCATCAAGCAGCACGGTCATGGATCGGGAATTCGAGGATGCTGTGACGGCGATCCCAGGGGGATTGATCCGCCGGCCGCCCCCGGCCCGCGCGATTGGCAATGGGCGCGGGCGGGGCAAAGAGCGGCCGGAATCAGGCGTCGGTCGCGGCGCCGGCACCGATGGGAACGTCGATCTCGCGGTACTGGCGGTGTCCGCTGAGCAACTCTTCGCGGTAGACCGAGACGTCGCCGGGGGCTTCGATGCCGAGGCGAACCTGATTGCGGTCGATCTTGACCACGGTGACCACGATTCCGCCGTCGATGACGATCTTTTCGTTCAGCTTGCGGCTCAGGACCAGCATGGGAATCCTCCGTGTCGTGCGTTGCGTGAGCCGTCGGGTGAAACACCGAGGCTTCTGCCTTGAAGGGCGACGTGGGGGTCGATTCCATCGTTCGACTCTCGCCCCGTCGCACGCTAGAAAGTGTAACGCAGCGGCCATGCCAGAGCCGACAAAAAGAAATGGGTGTTTCGCCGCAAATGTCTTTCTGAAATGGATTTAAATTTTTTCTCAAGTTTTGCGCGGTTGGCGTAGCTGGGGTGCTTTTGTACAGATTTCTTTCCCGCTCGTTCCCAAACGTTCCCTTTTGTGCTCAATATTCCCAAAACCGGCAATCAAGATGAGAAGCGTTGGGCGCACCTGAGGAGAAACGGGAAGTTTCGAGCGACCCGAGGGTGGTCGACCGGAGGCCATCGGGATCAGGGTCAGTGTCTTTTGCGGCTGAGTGGGAGGGAGCCGACTACGAAGGGAGAAGGCGAGGCGCCATTCCGCCGGGAGGGCGGATCGGGCACAATGGCGCTCTCGACGGCTCTGGGGACCGGGGCCGGTGCGTTGGGCAGACATTTTTCTGGGATCGGATGGACGAGTCGACCCGTCGGCAATGGCAGCGGTGGAAGAAACCGGCAATCCGGGGGGTGAAGTTCATCCTCGGAGCGCTGATCGTCTGGATGGTCGCGCGGTCCCTGGTCGGGGCCTGGGATGATCT is part of the Tautonia marina genome and harbors:
- the rpsU gene encoding 30S ribosomal protein S21, with the protein product MVKLRVRAGESIQDAVRRFRKLCERSGLRKEMRRKAYYEKPSERRRREQLKRLRKARQASRV
- a CDS encoding aldo/keto reductase, which gives rise to MSASEPHRSSSLDRRSFLQTGAVSAAAIAVAGSASAPAAAAVTPRTADELPKRTLGKTGEELTILNAGTWRSPGLDRLLRLAYSSGIRVVDTAKSYGSEPGIGRWLQQMPEVRKNIFLVTKDGVNDPKDLLRTVDERLADLKTDYIDLYFVHGLGSNKVDWPKSKEFKEAAEALRKSGKVKYVGFSTHDATRAQQIMNAAEGGFVDAIMLQFTPWLDKDDPLNKALDACYEKGIGLISMKQVAGTFGAYKEDEDPLAEAQKRVPMLQEKGFSPYQGLLQAIWSDERITTTCVSMRNTDQIRENVAAALDFGKTGPLKLSQIHQLRDACRGHGMTLCADCDGRCSRAAGTEAPLGDLTRYLTYLEHHGYKSEARRLYAELSDTQRSWRGADLEAARRACPNGLNFSRLLPRVDDLLA
- the csrA gene encoding carbon storage regulator CsrA is translated as MLVLSRKLNEKIVIDGGIVVTVVKIDRNQVRLGIEAPGDVSVYREELLSGHRQYREIDVPIGAGAATDA
- a CDS encoding DUF29 domain-containing protein; its protein translation is MASSSEPSIDWRDLAASSHYLTAVAVQHAMQCGDLAMAEAGIQELIDALSRSEKRALRSQLICLMAHIIKWQTQPERRSRSWVATIASARDEIIEIQAETPSLSRDVIESLWEFCFRRAIREAEAEMECSSAISTLSWQDVFEREYSLDS